A genome region from Nitrospira sp. includes the following:
- a CDS encoding glycosyltransferase — MPQPDYSHPDSQSTGKGLPPLAGREQPRERLMPPVEDPAEALEFCRTLAAAMELASGVEGRRLQPAHIAAVMRPAAGSLPPPMLSIVIPVFNEEENLLTLHTRLTNTLSEQGLDYEIVFVDDGSQDQSPALLRRMEEADTRVFVVEFARNFGHQVAISAGLEHSRGRVVCIMDADLQDPPEVLHKFLAKWQEGWEVVYAVRTERKEWWGKRLAYAGFYRLLQRVANIEIPLDAGDFCIMDRKVVDLLVRMPERNRFVRGIRSWVGFKQIGVPYERQARHAGTPKYTFRKLVYLALDGLISFSHMPLRIITVMGFTVSLLSFLVALFYLVKKFTFGIGVAGFTTLVVSIFFLAGIQLMTIGVIGEYIGRISDEVKRRPLYVARRVTRR, encoded by the coding sequence ATGCCACAACCCGACTATTCACATCCCGACAGCCAATCGACCGGGAAGGGTCTGCCGCCACTTGCGGGGCGGGAACAGCCTCGTGAACGTCTAATGCCTCCGGTGGAAGATCCTGCTGAGGCGTTGGAGTTCTGCCGGACTCTGGCCGCCGCGATGGAGCTTGCGTCAGGTGTGGAAGGCCGTCGTTTGCAACCCGCTCATATTGCCGCGGTGATGAGGCCGGCTGCCGGATCCCTGCCGCCGCCGATGCTGTCGATTGTCATTCCCGTGTTTAATGAGGAAGAGAATCTTCTGACGCTGCACACCCGCCTGACGAACACACTGTCCGAGCAGGGCCTCGATTACGAAATTGTGTTTGTCGACGATGGCAGCCAGGACCAAAGCCCCGCCTTGTTGCGGCGCATGGAAGAGGCGGACACTCGGGTATTCGTGGTGGAGTTTGCGCGGAACTTCGGCCATCAAGTCGCGATCAGCGCCGGGCTAGAGCATAGTCGCGGTCGTGTGGTCTGCATCATGGACGCCGACCTCCAGGACCCACCGGAAGTGTTGCACAAGTTTCTGGCCAAGTGGCAAGAAGGCTGGGAAGTGGTATACGCCGTCAGGACCGAACGTAAAGAATGGTGGGGGAAGCGGCTGGCCTATGCCGGTTTCTATCGCCTGCTTCAACGGGTGGCCAACATTGAGATTCCGTTGGATGCCGGAGATTTTTGCATTATGGACCGCAAGGTGGTGGATTTGCTGGTTCGAATGCCGGAACGTAACCGATTCGTCAGAGGGATTCGTAGTTGGGTGGGGTTCAAACAGATCGGGGTGCCCTACGAACGTCAGGCGCGCCACGCCGGCACTCCCAAATATACGTTTCGGAAGTTGGTGTATTTGGCCCTCGACGGATTGATTTCGTTTAGCCACATGCCGCTCCGGATCATTACGGTGATGGGATTCACCGTCTCGTTGCTCTCGTTTCTGGTGGCCCTCTTCTATCTGGTAAAGAAGTTCACGTTCGGCATCGGGGTGGCCGGCTTCACGACCCTGGTGGTCTCGATCTTCTTTCTGGCCGGGATTCAGCTGATGACGATCGGTGTGATCGGCGAGTACATCGGCCGGATTTCCGACGAAGTGAAGCGTCGACCACTCTACGTTGCCCGCCGCGTGACCAGGAGATAG
- a CDS encoding glycosyltransferase family 4 protein yields the protein MFDNEFPPLGGGTGVVNFHLLEEMAKRRDVTVDLVTSSRSRTRCETEPFADRITIYKVPVDNRNIHHATNRELLRYSWRGLRLARRLAGQYHYDLSFSFAGVPAGAISYLLNVTHGLPYVLSLQGPDVPGFEARYNYLYPVLTPVIKRIWRRAGAVTAISAEQVVLAHQTMPDLELVTIPNGVDTTSFVPGDNVAKRDFTIVCVARLIERKGQHHLLRAFAQVRAACTAPVRLIFIGTGDAEPHLRELASSLHVSDAVVFKGVVPREQMPAVYQEADVFVLPSQQEGMSIALLEAMASGLPVIVTDTGGTAELVTQGQNGEIVTWADVPALIRALHHVMHADDRQRMGEESRRRAVEFGWPALATRYLELCARVTLASSAGRQASGRVSVGAAADLNKEHRA from the coding sequence ATGTTCGATAACGAGTTCCCTCCCCTCGGGGGTGGTACCGGTGTCGTCAACTTTCATCTTCTGGAAGAGATGGCGAAACGGCGGGACGTGACCGTGGATCTGGTGACGTCCTCTCGAAGCCGGACGCGGTGCGAAACCGAGCCATTTGCCGACCGGATTACGATCTACAAAGTGCCGGTCGACAATCGGAATATTCACCATGCCACCAATCGCGAACTACTTCGGTACAGCTGGCGTGGGTTGCGTCTGGCGAGACGATTGGCCGGGCAGTATCACTATGATCTAAGTTTCTCCTTCGCGGGTGTGCCAGCCGGTGCGATCAGTTACCTGTTGAACGTGACTCATGGACTACCGTATGTCCTGTCGCTGCAGGGGCCGGATGTGCCCGGGTTCGAGGCCCGGTACAACTATCTCTACCCTGTGCTGACACCGGTCATTAAACGGATCTGGCGGCGGGCGGGAGCGGTGACGGCGATCAGCGCGGAGCAGGTGGTGCTGGCGCATCAGACGATGCCGGACCTGGAACTGGTGACGATTCCCAATGGTGTCGATACCACATCGTTTGTTCCCGGCGATAACGTGGCGAAACGGGACTTTACGATTGTTTGTGTCGCGCGGTTGATCGAACGCAAAGGGCAGCACCATTTGTTGCGGGCGTTTGCTCAAGTGCGGGCAGCTTGTACTGCGCCAGTGCGGCTGATCTTCATTGGCACCGGAGATGCTGAACCGCACCTGCGGGAACTGGCGAGTAGTCTGCACGTATCCGATGCGGTGGTCTTCAAGGGGGTTGTGCCACGAGAACAGATGCCGGCTGTCTATCAGGAAGCCGATGTGTTCGTCTTGCCCTCTCAGCAGGAGGGCATGTCGATCGCCCTCTTGGAAGCGATGGCGTCCGGTCTCCCGGTCATTGTGACCGATACGGGAGGGACCGCGGAATTGGTGACGCAGGGACAGAACGGTGAGATTGTGACATGGGCGGATGTGCCGGCGCTGATCCGCGCGTTGCACCATGTGATGCACGCGGATGACCGGCAGCGGATGGGGGAAGAGAGCCGGAGACGTGCGGTGGAGTTCGGCTGGCCGGCACTGGCGACGCGATATCTCGAGTTATGTGCGCGGGTGACGCTGGCTTCGTCCGCGGGCCGCCAGGCCAGTGGTCGTGTCTCGGTCGGAGCCGCAGCCGATCTGAACAAGGAACATCGGGCATGA
- a CDS encoding glycosyltransferase family 4 protein, whose translation MRKQPHICILTSQYFDWGIYGGFGSMSRKLAESLVLSGHRVSVIVPGRQGQLPTETIGGVEIRSFSPRNVAAACRLIRASKADIFHSQDPTVLTYLAQRLHPRRAHLVTSRDPRELSDWWVEFLYATPMRRLLTPLNYLTESGLLVRRAVRRADAVFCPAHFLKEKVKRLYGLSVLPTLLPNLIDVPATLPKKSARPTVTFVARWDKRKRPWLFLELAAQFPEYRFVAVGQGSASAESGFDAQLRRKFRDVPNLEMPGLINRFREPERMHQILSDTWVFVSTAVREGLPLTFLEAAAYGCPIISRVDPDQFASRFGKQVHDDDYASAIRNLLAESPLEKGRAAYDYVLETYETSKALAAHQVQYERFVA comes from the coding sequence ATGAGGAAACAGCCGCACATCTGTATCCTGACCAGCCAGTATTTTGACTGGGGCATTTATGGTGGGTTCGGCAGCATGTCCCGAAAGTTGGCCGAGAGTCTGGTGCTGTCCGGCCACCGGGTCAGCGTGATCGTTCCCGGGCGCCAAGGTCAGCTGCCGACTGAAACGATCGGTGGGGTGGAGATCCGTAGTTTTTCGCCACGGAACGTTGCGGCGGCCTGCCGTCTGATCCGGGCATCCAAGGCCGATATTTTCCACTCGCAGGACCCGACCGTGTTGACCTATCTGGCGCAGCGTCTCCATCCACGCCGAGCCCATCTGGTCACCAGCCGCGACCCGCGCGAGTTGAGCGATTGGTGGGTTGAATTCCTGTATGCCACCCCGATGCGTCGCCTCTTGACCCCCCTCAACTACCTCACCGAATCCGGGTTGTTGGTCAGGCGGGCTGTGCGCCGGGCTGACGCGGTGTTCTGTCCGGCCCATTTCCTGAAGGAGAAGGTTAAGCGTCTGTATGGCCTGTCGGTGCTGCCGACGTTGTTGCCCAATCTCATTGATGTCCCCGCGACGTTGCCGAAGAAAAGCGCGCGCCCCACAGTTACGTTTGTGGCCCGATGGGACAAGCGCAAACGTCCGTGGCTGTTTCTGGAATTGGCGGCACAGTTCCCGGAGTATCGATTTGTGGCGGTGGGGCAGGGGAGTGCGTCGGCCGAATCCGGTTTCGACGCCCAATTGCGCCGGAAGTTTCGTGATGTGCCGAATCTCGAAATGCCGGGGCTGATCAACCGTTTCCGTGAGCCGGAGCGGATGCACCAGATTCTGTCGGACACGTGGGTTTTTGTCAGCACGGCAGTCCGAGAGGGACTGCCATTAACCTTTTTGGAAGCGGCGGCGTACGGCTGTCCGATTATCAGCCGGGTGGATCCGGACCAGTTTGCCTCCCGATTCGGGAAGCAGGTGCACGATGATGATTATGCGTCCGCGATCCGTAACCTGCTAGCTGAGTCGCCGTTGGAGAAAGGCCGTGCAGCCTATGATTACGTGCTGGAGACGTATGAAACCTCCAAGGCTCTGGCGGCTCATCAAGTACAGTACGAGCGGTTTGTGGCCTGA
- a CDS encoding oligosaccharide flippase family protein: MSTKAVSKGIVSVGGWSVAKLATSAVVLPILARFLGIEGYGQYAYYLALLLLASQFANLGMMQTMTKRIAERPDDPFWCRHIARAGAFINGAGVLFVGAVTGVVIWSTAASGTVALPMALAVVGVLLFDQMWFYARGVLHGLRHEERAAIPGMIGVVAAGVLGVIAAVNGTGVVGVFTGLLVTDVCVALACLRAVALALGESNGRQPVGFAPLPTQELLRFGVSAMIFSVLNMTLCSLDIILVRHLAGEAQAGLYAAAVQWSQFVWFIPIAVEGVMLQATARFWAEGRVGEVSTLVSRLLRYVMLGTAFLLLLVFVLGDRIITLYFGPQFAEAAVVLRVLVPGAFCYALARVLWPVIQAGGSGASLIRVMMAAAAVDIGVCGVLIPIWGASGAAFATSLSFALVAGGYAWVLRRRQVQIFHGFAAGRFMGLLLGTATAMAGAAALVSTPVLSLLVGGVVGSLLYWGGVFCLGLLQVEEVELMVQSLPSMFRHAGEKLFRVVGPVLLRLKTVTQN; the protein is encoded by the coding sequence ATGTCGACGAAAGCGGTTTCCAAAGGCATTGTGTCTGTCGGTGGATGGTCGGTCGCCAAGCTCGCGACCTCGGCGGTGGTGCTGCCGATCCTAGCTCGATTTCTCGGCATCGAAGGGTATGGGCAATATGCCTATTACCTGGCTCTGTTGTTGCTCGCCTCGCAATTCGCGAATCTCGGGATGATGCAGACCATGACCAAACGGATTGCGGAGCGGCCGGACGATCCGTTCTGGTGTCGACACATTGCGCGAGCGGGTGCCTTCATCAATGGTGCGGGAGTGCTGTTCGTCGGCGCCGTGACCGGGGTTGTCATTTGGAGTACCGCAGCGTCTGGCACGGTCGCCCTGCCGATGGCGCTTGCCGTCGTGGGAGTCTTGCTCTTCGATCAGATGTGGTTCTATGCGCGGGGAGTGCTGCATGGGCTTCGGCATGAGGAGCGAGCGGCGATACCCGGCATGATCGGGGTGGTGGCGGCAGGTGTTCTTGGCGTCATCGCGGCGGTGAACGGTACGGGGGTCGTGGGCGTATTTACCGGATTACTGGTGACGGATGTGTGTGTGGCCCTCGCCTGTCTGCGTGCCGTGGCCCTGGCCCTCGGCGAGTCGAATGGCCGACAGCCGGTCGGGTTCGCCCCGTTGCCGACTCAGGAGTTGCTGCGTTTCGGGGTGTCGGCGATGATTTTCTCCGTGCTGAACATGACGCTCTGCTCCCTGGATATCATTCTGGTGCGGCATCTGGCCGGTGAGGCCCAGGCGGGGCTGTACGCGGCGGCCGTGCAGTGGTCGCAATTTGTGTGGTTCATTCCCATCGCCGTTGAAGGGGTGATGCTGCAAGCGACGGCTCGCTTCTGGGCAGAGGGACGGGTGGGAGAAGTCTCCACCTTGGTGAGCCGGCTTCTGCGTTATGTCATGTTGGGCACGGCGTTTCTCCTCTTGCTGGTATTCGTCCTGGGGGATCGGATTATTACGCTGTACTTCGGGCCGCAGTTTGCTGAGGCGGCTGTCGTGTTGCGCGTTCTGGTACCGGGTGCCTTCTGTTACGCGTTGGCGCGTGTGTTGTGGCCGGTCATCCAAGCGGGCGGGAGTGGCGCGTCGCTGATTCGAGTTATGATGGCCGCGGCGGCAGTGGATATCGGGGTATGCGGGGTATTGATTCCAATCTGGGGGGCCTCCGGTGCCGCGTTCGCCACGTCGCTGTCTTTCGCGCTAGTGGCCGGCGGCTATGCCTGGGTGTTGCGGAGGCGGCAGGTTCAGATCTTTCACGGATTCGCGGCCGGTCGATTCATGGGCCTCTTGCTGGGGACGGCTACCGCAATGGCCGGAGCTGCTGCACTGGTGTCCACCCCGGTTCTTTCCCTCCTCGTGGGCGGTGTGGTCGGATCGTTGTTGTATTGGGGAGGGGTGTTTTGCCTCGGGTTGTTGCAGGTCGAAGAAGTCGAGTTGATGGTGCAGAGTTTGCCGAGCATGTTCCGCCATGCCGGTGAGAAGTTGTTTCGAGTGGTCGGGCCGGTCCTGCTCAGACTTAAGACGGTGACGCAGAACTAG
- a CDS encoding glycosyltransferase, protein MHADQHMVSVVIATLGRDTLALCRAALEKQTRPPDEVVVVLDRERRGAAWGRNEGIARATGDLIAFADDDGVPPPDWLERLIAALDRYDAAVAGGTFQETDPLLDAIRRRRPLPVTEQIDQGGLVGNTGNILFKRDWLNVCEQEDGYIFNPFFDGPGEDWELIWRLRKRGATMVYVPNPVTHLRRVTPGQYCRHIFQRGTGIAKLFQVIRADPSGIVPQDSLLWGAAGKRADPRWLRALWTKVFGPFDWEHFPDKRLFWCYWIGEKCESAGFLWGLLRGALAAGVPSVPERSSSVPPARARKP, encoded by the coding sequence ATGCATGCCGATCAGCATATGGTGTCCGTTGTGATCGCCACCCTAGGGCGAGACACCTTGGCCTTGTGCCGAGCGGCCTTGGAGAAGCAGACAAGGCCGCCGGACGAAGTCGTCGTGGTGCTCGACCGTGAGCGGCGTGGAGCTGCCTGGGGAAGAAATGAGGGCATTGCCAGGGCAACCGGTGACCTGATTGCATTTGCAGACGACGATGGGGTGCCGCCTCCGGATTGGCTGGAGCGCCTCATCGCGGCGCTCGACCGGTACGATGCCGCGGTTGCCGGGGGGACCTTTCAAGAAACGGATCCCCTCTTGGACGCCATTCGTCGCCGCCGTCCGCTCCCCGTGACAGAGCAGATCGACCAGGGAGGTCTGGTCGGAAACACCGGCAATATCTTATTCAAACGAGACTGGTTGAATGTCTGCGAACAGGAGGACGGATATATTTTCAACCCTTTCTTCGACGGCCCGGGCGAGGACTGGGAGCTGATCTGGCGACTGCGGAAGCGGGGCGCCACGATGGTGTATGTGCCGAATCCGGTCACGCATCTGCGACGGGTGACACCGGGACAATATTGCAGGCATATCTTTCAGCGAGGGACCGGAATCGCAAAACTGTTTCAGGTTATACGGGCAGACCCCAGCGGTATCGTGCCTCAGGACAGTCTGTTATGGGGAGCCGCCGGAAAAAGAGCCGACCCGCGGTGGTTGAGGGCTCTGTGGACAAAAGTGTTCGGGCCGTTCGACTGGGAGCATTTCCCGGATAAGCGGCTGTTCTGGTGTTACTGGATCGGGGAAAAATGTGAGTCCGCTGGGTTTCTCTGGGGGTTGTTGCGAGGCGCGCTCGCTGCCGGTGTGCCTTCTGTGCCTGAACGAAGCTCGTCTGTCCCCCCTGCAAGAGCACGCAAGCCATGA
- a CDS encoding glycosyltransferase family 39 protein encodes MNIGHIGIGLFFIASALVMGLFELEVTPPLWWDEGWTLCVARQWVETGHYGCLLNGQPAPPILAGHFPVVASIAAGFRLFGVGVWQARLVELVYAFGALGLLYGLTSKLYNHAVALGTLGLLLFLPSNWQMHPLIMGRQVLGEMPMLFFFLAGAMCLVLVERHRLWWGGAVACWGIALMTKAQIRPFLTLALVMTSVVALLRGERRIAGLMAAGAAGGWVVLYVLDGLRVVILQGHTLPNPPMSGLLQVSALVLVPIIRLDALLFTLQFCLPTLCGLGFASWTMWSQWRQSRSFQLADAVRLMLLTFSLSWFGWFFLLSLGGARYAFPMWFVSAPFVVALLHDWSRGYDVRGIARSLWSGVRAGEMALPQIKSIGAVLLVLLSLWMVVATRYAFRGREDGSALQEVAAYLHRRVPSHAVIETYESELLFLLNSPYHYPPAQLNVDFIPQMWQAERHLTYDALAADPDFLVVGEFGRWAGIYRSVIERGQMRLILQVGRYQVYERVRSSSAVSGALAR; translated from the coding sequence ATGAACATCGGTCACATCGGTATCGGGCTGTTCTTCATCGCGTCGGCGCTGGTGATGGGCCTGTTTGAGCTGGAGGTCACGCCACCTCTGTGGTGGGACGAGGGGTGGACACTCTGCGTCGCGCGGCAATGGGTGGAGACCGGCCACTATGGTTGCCTGCTGAACGGGCAACCGGCGCCGCCGATCTTAGCCGGGCACTTTCCGGTCGTGGCATCGATTGCCGCCGGCTTCCGCCTGTTCGGCGTGGGGGTATGGCAGGCGAGGCTTGTGGAGCTGGTCTATGCCTTCGGTGCCTTGGGTCTTCTGTATGGACTCACCTCGAAATTGTACAACCACGCTGTCGCACTCGGAACCCTGGGACTCCTGCTCTTCTTGCCCAGCAATTGGCAGATGCATCCGCTCATCATGGGGCGGCAGGTGTTGGGGGAGATGCCGATGCTGTTTTTTTTCCTGGCCGGCGCCATGTGCCTGGTGTTGGTGGAACGTCATCGCTTGTGGTGGGGAGGGGCCGTTGCCTGTTGGGGCATCGCGCTCATGACCAAAGCGCAGATTCGTCCGTTCTTGACCCTGGCGCTGGTGATGACCAGTGTGGTCGCGCTGCTTCGAGGTGAACGACGGATCGCTGGGCTGATGGCCGCTGGTGCAGCTGGAGGCTGGGTGGTCCTGTACGTGCTGGATGGGCTGCGAGTGGTGATACTGCAAGGCCATACGCTGCCGAATCCCCCGATGTCCGGCCTTCTTCAGGTGTCGGCCCTCGTGTTGGTGCCGATCATTCGGCTCGATGCGCTGCTGTTTACGCTGCAATTCTGCCTGCCGACGCTCTGTGGATTAGGCTTTGCGTCATGGACGATGTGGTCTCAGTGGAGACAATCCCGTTCATTTCAGCTCGCCGATGCGGTTCGATTGATGCTACTGACCTTCTCTCTCAGCTGGTTCGGCTGGTTCTTTCTCCTATCGCTCGGTGGGGCACGATATGCCTTTCCCATGTGGTTCGTCTCGGCGCCGTTTGTGGTGGCGCTTTTGCACGATTGGAGTCGGGGGTATGACGTCAGGGGTATCGCCCGATCGCTCTGGTCTGGGGTTCGGGCCGGGGAGATGGCACTGCCGCAGATCAAGAGCATTGGCGCGGTGCTGCTTGTGCTTCTTTCCCTCTGGATGGTGGTCGCAACTCGGTATGCGTTCCGCGGGCGGGAAGATGGGAGTGCGTTGCAGGAGGTGGCGGCGTATTTGCACCGACGGGTACCCAGCCATGCCGTGATTGAAACTTACGAAAGTGAACTGTTGTTCTTGCTGAATTCGCCGTACCATTACCCACCCGCGCAGCTGAACGTAGACTTCATTCCGCAAATGTGGCAAGCGGAGCGACATCTGACGTACGACGCCCTCGCCGCAGATCCTGATTTCTTGGTGGTCGGCGAATTCGGCCGCTGGGCGGGCATCTACCGGAGTGTGATCGAACGCGGACAGATGCGACTCATTCTTCAAGTGGGCCGCTATCAAGTGTATGAACGGGTGCGTTCCTCGAGTGCGGTGTCGGGCGCATTGGCCAGATGA
- a CDS encoding alpha/beta hydrolase, translating to MHVFKWVLVSFVALATIGALYQIVGTVLDRKQHPPPGQMIDVGGHRLHLHCMGQGSPTVVLEAGAPGWSLYWSTVQPEVARVTRVCSYDRAGLGWSERGPLPRTGQQLARELHRLLDRAGIPGPYILVGHSLGGLVTRLYRQEHPRDVVGMVLVDAGHTLEMRQLEFRSFTHAAQSMLPIMRTMTILGIPRLMMSFDKLPSLLAEQETKVPESIRPMLRAGWLRTGSVTTLADEGSALIETLEQVRRTDSLGDLPLVVVTATAPVWWPDMPGQVNPVKFRKMWLDLQQDLTTLSSNSRQVFADQSGHFIQFDQPSLVIEVIRQMVNNTRQPSRSR from the coding sequence ATGCATGTCTTTAAATGGGTTCTCGTTTCGTTCGTGGCGCTGGCAACAATCGGCGCGCTCTACCAAATTGTCGGCACGGTGCTCGATCGGAAGCAGCATCCGCCTCCCGGCCAGATGATCGATGTGGGCGGTCATCGACTCCATCTCCACTGCATGGGGCAAGGCAGTCCCACGGTGGTACTTGAGGCGGGAGCACCCGGATGGTCGCTCTACTGGAGCACCGTGCAACCGGAAGTCGCACGGGTCACTCGCGTCTGCAGCTATGATCGCGCCGGCCTGGGCTGGAGCGAACGTGGCCCTTTGCCTCGAACCGGCCAGCAATTGGCACGCGAGCTCCATCGCCTGCTCGATCGCGCCGGCATCCCCGGCCCCTATATTCTCGTGGGGCATTCACTCGGCGGCTTGGTGACCCGCCTCTACCGCCAGGAACATCCGCGCGATGTCGTCGGCATGGTGCTGGTCGACGCGGGACATACATTGGAAATGCGCCAGCTAGAATTTCGATCTTTCACCCACGCCGCCCAATCGATGCTCCCGATCATGCGCACCATGACGATCCTCGGCATTCCGCGACTCATGATGTCCTTCGACAAGCTCCCGTCGCTGCTGGCCGAGCAGGAAACAAAGGTCCCTGAGTCGATACGACCGATGCTACGCGCCGGCTGGTTAAGAACCGGCTCTGTCACGACATTGGCCGATGAGGGATCTGCGCTGATTGAAACCCTGGAGCAGGTACGTCGCACCGATTCCCTCGGCGATCTTCCACTGGTGGTCGTCACCGCAACCGCTCCCGTCTGGTGGCCGGACATGCCGGGTCAGGTGAACCCTGTGAAGTTTAGAAAAATGTGGCTGGATCTGCAGCAGGACTTAACAACGCTCTCGTCTAACAGCCGTCAGGTGTTTGCCGACCAGAGCGGTCATTTCATTCAGTTCGACCAACCCAGCCTGGTGATCGAGGTCATTCGGCAGATGGTCAACAACACTCGTCAGCCATCAAGAAGCCGGTAG
- a CDS encoding PilZ domain-containing protein, which yields MPSQSPGRERREFYRITVVLPTRIQLNTDNGEGDFTEKSVNLSGGGIGITVTTTYKFGAILSLTLLLPDHAPFTSSIEVLRLDPLPVPGGAYRLHARFIGMTTQNRELLIRYIVRFQRAHLQEHYSA from the coding sequence ATGCCTTCACAGTCGCCCGGAAGGGAACGCCGAGAGTTCTATCGCATCACCGTCGTACTACCCACCCGCATTCAGCTCAACACGGACAACGGGGAAGGTGACTTCACGGAAAAATCCGTCAACCTCAGTGGCGGCGGTATCGGTATAACGGTCACGACAACCTACAAATTCGGGGCTATCCTTTCCCTCACACTCCTCCTGCCCGACCACGCTCCCTTCACATCCTCTATCGAAGTGTTGCGGCTTGACCCCCTTCCGGTCCCAGGCGGTGCCTACCGCCTCCATGCCCGCTTCATCGGGATGACCACACAGAATCGGGAACTGCTGATCAGATACATCGTGCGTTTTCAGCGCGCTCACCTGCAAGAACACTATTCCGCCTGA